CCGACCAGACGATCGTGCAGCGGGCGCTGGGGGGCAAAAGCCTTGCCCACAGCCAGGCGGGTACGCTCTTTTGCGGCTTCCTCAAGGTTCTCCCGCCCTTCATCTTTCTCCTGCCCGGTATCATTGCCGCCGTACTGATGCCTGGGATCGAGGACGACAAGGAAGTCTTCCTGCTGATGGTCAACAGCTACCTCGGGCCGGGGCTGAAGGGCCTCATCGTGGCCGTGCTGGTGGCGGCAGTCGTCTCGACCCTCAACTCCGGCCTCAATTCGTTCAGCACCGTCTACACGCTCGACATCCACCAGCGCTGGTTTTCCAAAGACCAGAGCCCGCGGCAGACGCGCATCATTGGGATGATCACCACCTTCCTGGCCGGCTTGATGGCAGTGGGCATCGCTGCTTACCTCAAGCATGTGCAGGAGACGGGCGGTATGAACCTCTTCGATTTGTTCCAATCGATCATCGGTTATATGGCCCCACCGGTCTCGACCGTCTTCGTGCTGGGGATCTTCTGGAAGCGGGCAACGGCCAAGGCTGCCCTGACGACCCTCATCGCCGGTTCCGTGCTCTGCCTCGGCCTCGGCCTCACGTCGACGCTCTTTCCCGGGTGGTACCAGAACGCAGAGGGCCAAACCATCCTGCCGCATTTTCTCCTGCAGTCGTTCCTGCTCTTCTGTGTGCTGATGGCCCTCATGGTTATCCTTTCCTTGCTGACACGGCCTTCCGTCGGAGAAAAACCGCTACCTTCCTTGCCTGAAACCTATCGTGGCCAGCGGGGTTTAGGTACCAAGGCCTGGATAGGCTGGGGCGTCCTTGCTGTCGTCATGGTCTTCCTGTACGGCACGTTCCAGCTGGTCCTGTAGTTCATGGTTTCATATGAACGAAACATAATTTCGCTGAATTCTTCATGAAATACTTGTCTTCGTCCGAAAATATCGCTTTGATCAAAGTGTTGCTTTCCCCGCGGGTTCGTGTTAACCCTCATGTCGAAAAATAAGCTTCTGGCGCTTACGGCGCCTTTGAAAACTTACCCCCACTCGTTTTCCCCATCCAGATGAAACACTACCCTAATTTTCGCGCACCTTCTATGAATTGGAGCCGTTTTACTCGAACCGCCGGAACCGTCGCCGCCCTTGCATGTGCCGGCGTCGCCGCCCATGCCCAGCAAGACCCTAACCTCATCGCATACGAGGGCTTTGATTACACTCCCGATTTTCTCGATTTGACCCAAGTCGGCTTACTTGGGGCACCTGCGAATCCGGGCACTGGCTGGCGTCAAACTACATGGGTCCCGCGCCAAAACATTACAGGCGGGAGCAATGCGAATACTGCGGGGGCTCCCGTGAAAACTGGTAGCCTTAGCTACCCGGGCTTGGTGACCTCGGGCAACCATGTCCACCTTACTGGTGAAACGCTTAGCTCTGAGCCAGCTCGCTCTTTGGCTACAACGATCACTGGAGAAGCGGGAACCAGCACATACATTTCATTCCTTGCCCAGCGCGTCGGGGAGCCAGCAGATCCTAGTAGTATCGCCTACGACGACGAGAACACTCCGGATGTCGTTGAAACGTATCCCTATGGCGATAACCTCTACCCACGTGGGGCCTCTGTTCGCATCTACACGAATAAGGGAGGCTATGGCGAAGCATTGGCTGCGGGTGCTTTCTCTAATCGCGAAGTTGATCGTTGGTCTGTTTATGGAAGTGGCTTCCAACCTATCTTTACCGACATTCCTTTTGGTGCCAGCGAGGACGTATCGCTGATTGTTATTCGTATCGATCACGTCGGCGGTCAAGCTGACCCTGACCGGGTTTACATGTGGACGAATCCCACCGTCGGTCTGCCGGAAAACATTCTTACAGCCGATATCGTGATTGAAGGCCTCATGGACGGTGAAAATGCGATTGATTTTTCCCAGATCGAATTCATCAGTCCTTTTGTTGGCAACCGTTCGGCCAAGGTTGGTCCCGATGGGCTGCCTAATACGGCAGATGATCTGATCCTACGGCCGCATGCGGAGTTGCTTTTTGATGAGCTTCGCGTCGGCAAAACCTACGCATCGGTTGTTCCCCACGACGGTTCTACAAACCCGGAGCCTGAGCCGAGCCCGGTGATGCTCCGTTTCACTGATGATCCGAACGTGGTCGAAGTATTGGCGGCCACAGGCGAGAGCGTTCAGCTGGAAGGCTCTGCTAATATGGTGAATTGGACTTCGTTGGAGAGCTTTGCCGGTACTGGCGAGTGGAAGCAAATCAATGTTTCTGCTTACGCGTCGGGCGGTAATAACTTCTTCCGCGCCGTCAGTGTCGGTCAGTAAGGCGCTAGAGGCTTCGTTCTTTCAGCCTCTACGTATGCTTTGAACTTCCATTGCCCGGAGCTCATCCCTCCGGGCAATGCTTTTTCTGACGCCGCCACATGGGGTGGTGTCCATTGTCTTTGAGCGTTTTTACCTGCGTCACGAACGTTTGACTGTGGCGTTCTGGCTGCCGGATCGATCCTTCGCACTTTCGCGAAGGTAGCTCTAGGCGGCCAGAACGGCCAGTCCCGTAAGGGTGAGGCTTGTGCGGCGCGCGGTGACAATCGTGCTGCCGCCGTACAAGTTCTCACCGGGCGGGTGGACTTAGGCTAAAGCGCTTTATTCATGGAAGGGTTACGTCGATGAAAACTCCGTTGCTTCCCGGTCTTCGCTATGGTGATCAAGGCGACGGAACTTACTGCAACCCCATCCTCTTTGCCGACTACTCCGACCCGGATGTCGTAGCGGTGGGGGAGGACTATTACCTCGTAGCCTCCAGCTTCAACTGTACGCCGGGCCTGCCCATCCTGCACTCGCGGGACCTCGTCAACTGGCAGCCGGCAGGTTATGCGATGGAGGCCTTTCCCGACGAGGCTTACGCCCGGCCGCAACACGGCAAAGGCGTCTGGGCTCCGGCGATTCGTCACCACGACGGCCGTTTCTGGGTTGTCTTCGGTGCGCCCGACGAAGGGATCTACGTCACGACGGCGGAGCGGGTGGAAGGCCCGTGGACCCCTCTCCACCACATGGCCGCAGGCAAGGGCCTGATCGACCCATGCCTCTTCTGGGACGACGACGGCAGTGCCTATCTGCTGCGCGCACAGGCTGCCAGCCGCTGCAACGGCGTCAATTCGCTGCTGACGCTGCACCGCATGGCGCCTGATGCGAGCAAGCTGCTCGACGAGGGAGAAGTCATTATCGACGGCAATTTCCACCACCCGATCGTCGAAGGGCCCAAGCTCTACAAGCGCAACGGCTACTACTACATTTTTGCCCCCGCCGGCGGCGTCAAAGGCGGCTGGCAGACGGTTTTCCGCGCGCGCAACCTCTACGGCCCGTGGGAAGACCGTGTCGTGCTGGTCCAAGGCACGACCGCGATCAACGGGCCGCACCAGGGGGCCTGGATCGAGACGCCCCACGGCGAGCATTGGTTCCTGCATTTCCAGGACCGTGGAGCGTATGGTCGGGTGATCCACCTGCAGCCGATGACCTGGGGCGACGACGGCTGGCCGCGCATGGGCGATCCCAATCGCAAGATGCAGCGCGAGCCGGTGCTGCAACACCCGCTGCCCAAAACCTCGCAGCCGACCAAGCCGCAGCGCCTACCCGCCAGTGACGACTTCCCAGGCGGCCAACTAGGCCCACAGTGGCAATGGCTGGCGAACTACCGCCCCGAATGGGCAACGCTGGAGCAGCCGGGGCTTCGCCTCACTACCCAGGGCACGCCCGGCGGCAAGGCCCATTGGCTGGAGGCTGGCAATATCCTCACGCAAAAGCCGCAAGACCCGCGCTTTGCTTTCCGCGTCCACCTCCAGCCCGGTTTCAAGGCCGAAGGGGACCGCGCAGGCATCATCCTGCTCAGTGGTGTTTGCGGGGCAATTTATCTGGAGCAGAGCGCCGGAGGGCTGCGCCTGGTGCAGGCGGTTTTGCCGAGCAAGGATGCTCCCCAGCCGCTTGAGCAAGTGTCGATAAAGTGGCATCAGCCGGAGATTTGGCTGGAACTTACCATGATCGACGGTCAATGCTGGTTTACCTACGGCGATGGGCAGGTGTTTACGCCTTTGGGTGCCGCCATTGTGCCGCAGGATGCGGCCTGGATGGGCGCCCGCCTCGGCCTCTTTGCCCTCAACCCAGATACTGCCGCCAGTGGCGGTTCCGCCCTCGTTTCTCGCGTTTCTTACGACCGTATCCCCTAATCATCAGGCTGACCGTGTTTGGACTTCCCCTTATCGACCTTGTTGTCATTGCGCTGTATTTCGCAGTGATGCTGGCCATTGGCTTCTGGTCTTCGCGCCGGATCTCGAATCAGGAAGATTACTTTCTGGCTGGCCGCCGCTTCGGCAAGCTGGTCCAAACGTTCGCTGCCTTTGGCCAGGCCACCTCGGCTGACAACGCGGTGGGCACTACGACCACCACGTTCAACAACGGTATCGCGGGCATCTGGAGCTCGATGCTCTACCTTTTTGCGACGCCGCTTTATTGGGTTTGCACTCACTGGCCGCGCCGGATGCGCATCCTCACGCTGGGCGATTATTTTGAGGAGCGTTTTAACTCCAAGTCGATGGGTTCGGTCTACGCGCTGATCGGCTCGATTGCCATGATGGCGTTTATCGGCCTCGGCCTCACCGCGATGACGAAGACCATCGTCGCGATTACGCCCAAGGATGCCACCGAGTTTACTGTGGCCCAGCAGGCAGAGTATCGGGCCGCCTACGAACGCGAAGTCAATCGTACGACGGCCATCGGCATGCCGGTGGAAGTGTTGAGCTACGAAGAGCTGGCCGAGCGCGAGCAATTGCTGGCCACTCCCAGCGATCAATTGACGCCCGAGCAGCAGTCGCGCCTGCTCTGGCTCGATGGCCTGAAGCCTGCCGCCGTCATTTCGCACCTTTCGCAAAACGTCCTTATCTGGGTCGTCTGTATCGTCGTGCTGCTTTATGCCACCCTCGGGGGGCTGGAGGCCGCCTTCCTGACCGACATGATCCAAGGCGTCTTCATCATCATCCTTTCGCTGATGCTGATCCCCTTCGCCTGGGCCAAGATCAACGCGGTCTACGGCGGCGAAACGGTGATGGATGCGCTCAGGACGATCCACGACAAGCTGCCCGATTCGTATTTCCAGATCTTTGGTGCCCCGCAGACGCCCGACTTTACGTGGTATTACATCCTCACCCTGTCGATCATGGCGGCGGTGACGGTGGTGACGCAGCCCAACGGGGCCGTTATGGCCGGCTCGGCCAAGGACGAGATCTCGAACCGCGCGGGCACCGTGATCGGTAACTTCCTCAAGCGCTTCTGCATCATCTTCTGGGGTGTGTTCGGCCTCGCCGCCATCGTGCTCTACGAGGGCCGCATCCTGCAGTCCGACATGCTCTGGGGGCACGCCACACACGACTTGCTGGGGCCGTTGAACATCGGCCTCGTGGGCCTGATGATCGCCTGCTTGCTCGCCGCGCTCATGTCGACGGTCGACTGCCTCATGATCACCAGCGCCAGCCTGTTGACCCACAACCTTTACCAGCCGCTTTTCCCCAACCAACCCGCAAAGAACTACGTGTGGGCCGGTCGGATCTTCGGCTTCCTCGTGGTGGTCGGCGGCGCGGCCTTTGCGCTGCAGTTCGACACCATCCTGCAGATCCTCAAGTTTATCTGGGAGGTCAACGTGATGCTCGCCCCGGCCTACTGGCTGGGGATCAAATGGCGTCGCGCCAATCAACCTGCCGCGTGGTCGTCCATTGGGGTGGGTGCGGTGCTCTTCCTTGCTATCCCGGCCCTGCTGCCGATGGCCAACCCCGGCATGCGCTACAGCGAAGACCTCCTGCGCACCACCAACCCGGCCCCGACGGTGATGACCGAAGTGGCCAAGGAGTTCGACGTGCAGCGCCGCGAAGTGGAAATCATGGAATGGGACCGCCTCGACCAAGTGGGCAACGCCCCCGGTGAGCGTCCGCTGATGATCGAAGTCGGCACGCCCTACGAGCACACCTACGTCTTCCCCAAGCGCAGCCTTTTCTGGTCCAAGGGCATCCAGGTTGACAACGAGGGCCGCATCTACGGCGGTGGCCTCTTCAGCACCGAGCTTTGGATCCTTGGCAAGCTAGGCTTCAATCTCGAGAGCAACCCCTACGCGCTCAACGAGACCCTGCGCATCCTCTTCCGCACGCTGCTGCCCTTCGTGATTTTCATCGCGGTGGCGCTGCTGACCAAGCCCGACCCGAAGCCCGTGCTCGACCGCTTCTACGCCAAGATGCGCACCCGTGTCATCCCCGACCCGGTGAAGGACAAGGAAGAGCTCGAAAAGTCGCTGGCCGACCCGCACCGTTACGACCACATCCTCGTCTTCCCCAAATCTCAGTTCGAGATCTACAAGTGGAACCGCGAAGACTGGACCGGCTTCATCTGGTCCGTCATCGGCGTGGGTGTCGTGCTCGTCGTCATTTGGGCCGCCGTGTCCATCGGGCGGTAAGGGCAGTAAATTTCTGCAGTCCCCCCACAGGTGATGCTGCGAGGGGGCTCGCGTATCTTGCCTTAGCGC
This genomic stretch from Verrucomicrobiota bacterium JB022 harbors:
- a CDS encoding sodium/solute symporter (Members of the Solute:Sodium Symporter (SSS), TC 2.A.21 as described in tcdb.org, catalyze solute:Na+ symport. Known solutes for members of the family include sugars, amino acids, nucleosides, inositols, vitamins, urea or anions, depending on the system.), with the protein product MLPNITHMLAFAGGDVRMGSLDMVVFVGYLLALVGIGAWVSLRERKTEDYFLGGRSMGWGSIGFSIFGTNIGPTFLIATCGAGYTTGMVTANFEWMAWVFLFLLGMVFVPFYLKTQISTMPEFLSRRFGNGCYSFMTFYSLFGTVVLWIGGTLYAGGALLGQLLGWDTMLSIWVLAGLATVFTVAGGLKAVMVTDSFQSVLIIIGAGALAISGLMNLDSLADLLNVQVRDTPPDLTWKLFHPGDSPTPWYAFVLGYPVLSLWFWCSDQTIVQRALGGKSLAHSQAGTLFCGFLKVLPPFIFLLPGIIAAVLMPGIEDDKEVFLLMVNSYLGPGLKGLIVAVLVAAVVSTLNSGLNSFSTVYTLDIHQRWFSKDQSPRQTRIIGMITTFLAGLMAVGIAAYLKHVQETGGMNLFDLFQSIIGYMAPPVSTVFVLGIFWKRATAKAALTTLIAGSVLCLGLGLTSTLFPGWYQNAEGQTILPHFLLQSFLLFCVLMALMVILSLLTRPSVGEKPLPSLPETYRGQRGLGTKAWIGWGVLAVVMVFLYGTFQLVL
- a CDS encoding family 43 glycosylhydrolase; translated protein: MKTPLLPGLRYGDQGDGTYCNPILFADYSDPDVVAVGEDYYLVASSFNCTPGLPILHSRDLVNWQPAGYAMEAFPDEAYARPQHGKGVWAPAIRHHDGRFWVVFGAPDEGIYVTTAERVEGPWTPLHHMAAGKGLIDPCLFWDDDGSAYLLRAQAASRCNGVNSLLTLHRMAPDASKLLDEGEVIIDGNFHHPIVEGPKLYKRNGYYYIFAPAGGVKGGWQTVFRARNLYGPWEDRVVLVQGTTAINGPHQGAWIETPHGEHWFLHFQDRGAYGRVIHLQPMTWGDDGWPRMGDPNRKMQREPVLQHPLPKTSQPTKPQRLPASDDFPGGQLGPQWQWLANYRPEWATLEQPGLRLTTQGTPGGKAHWLEAGNILTQKPQDPRFAFRVHLQPGFKAEGDRAGIILLSGVCGAIYLEQSAGGLRLVQAVLPSKDAPQPLEQVSIKWHQPEIWLELTMIDGQCWFTYGDGQVFTPLGAAIVPQDAAWMGARLGLFALNPDTAASGGSALVSRVSYDRIP
- a CDS encoding sodium:solute symporter family protein produces the protein MFGLPLIDLVVIALYFAVMLAIGFWSSRRISNQEDYFLAGRRFGKLVQTFAAFGQATSADNAVGTTTTTFNNGIAGIWSSMLYLFATPLYWVCTHWPRRMRILTLGDYFEERFNSKSMGSVYALIGSIAMMAFIGLGLTAMTKTIVAITPKDATEFTVAQQAEYRAAYEREVNRTTAIGMPVEVLSYEELAEREQLLATPSDQLTPEQQSRLLWLDGLKPAAVISHLSQNVLIWVVCIVVLLYATLGGLEAAFLTDMIQGVFIIILSLMLIPFAWAKINAVYGGETVMDALRTIHDKLPDSYFQIFGAPQTPDFTWYYILTLSIMAAVTVVTQPNGAVMAGSAKDEISNRAGTVIGNFLKRFCIIFWGVFGLAAIVLYEGRILQSDMLWGHATHDLLGPLNIGLVGLMIACLLAALMSTVDCLMITSASLLTHNLYQPLFPNQPAKNYVWAGRIFGFLVVVGGAAFALQFDTILQILKFIWEVNVMLAPAYWLGIKWRRANQPAAWSSIGVGAVLFLAIPALLPMANPGMRYSEDLLRTTNPAPTVMTEVAKEFDVQRREVEIMEWDRLDQVGNAPGERPLMIEVGTPYEHTYVFPKRSLFWSKGIQVDNEGRIYGGGLFSTELWILGKLGFNLESNPYALNETLRILFRTLLPFVIFIAVALLTKPDPKPVLDRFYAKMRTRVIPDPVKDKEELEKSLADPHRYDHILVFPKSQFEIYKWNREDWTGFIWSVIGVGVVLVVIWAAVSIGR